A DNA window from Aquarana catesbeiana isolate 2022-GZ linkage group LG01, ASM4218655v1, whole genome shotgun sequence contains the following coding sequences:
- the LOC141127038 gene encoding IgGFc-binding protein-like: MEASPFGISQFELILNGIDCCSMVNVTIQGCNFFQSVTLQQGEMVNLAIPTSVMLNGSSISSAGVIVILSNSSISVISKVRRTGGYDLSYVYPVELLDKQYYAITPISAIPSNAQFAILSLDQANSITVTLNGGTVTFQGQSFTSGSSTSFQLSPYQSAQFQLPGGDLSGSFIQANKPIAVLSGHQDYQKYPLYSYGYIFEQLLPESNWGRSFVLPPLSVQPRNDDAILVMASQGTNLNVYNGSVVVASKSLSRGNIFVQKINTDALWITADHDVMVMFVCSGSPIKGNTTLAPFMSNVVATTDLETSQVAHAATGLTTNLLVVTVSGKMSGTVVDGISLPPNTTWNDDDFKTLKYSWVEVTVSLGSHYVQQLLNEDVWVISYSFTGNATSLPCAGNTSASFNLFGSGSNCSCQRPQLVNTSLLGMTTPNTSLLGMTTPNTSLLGMTTPNTSLQGMTTPNTSLQGMTTPTTSLQGMTTPNTTVFKSLTTRICKDGLADLYMMSMPLSWWDALRYCRQYYTDLFSVPDQSTQNLVATTMRMAGMPKNGLWIGLRRHKVWGYLYWTDGEPTNYMNWGNGEPSDPVTNMCTLISPDNNFTWKDQCCSMKLSFICY, from the exons ATGGAAGCATCTCCATTTGGAATAAGCCAGTTTGAGCTCATCCTGAATGGGATTGACTGTTGTTCTATGGTCAATGTGACAATACAAGGTTGCAACTTCTTCCAGAGCGTTACCCTCCAACAGGGAGAAATGGTCAACCTCGCAATTCCAACCAGTGTCATGCTCAATGGAAGTTCTATCTCCTCTGCAGGAGTCATTGTGATTTTATCCAATAGCAGTATATCTGTCATCTCCAAGGTCCGGAGGACTGGTGGCTATGATTTGTCATACGTCTACCCAGTGGAACTTCTAGACAAACAATACTATGCCATCACACCCATCTCAGCTATACCAAGCAATGCACAATTTGCTATATTAAGCCTGGACCAGGCAAATTCTATCACAGTGACATTAAATGGTGGCACTGTCACATTCCAAGGCCAGTCCTTTACATCTGGAAGCTCAACAAGTTTCCAGCTCTCACCCTACCAAAGCGCCCAGTTCCAGCTGCCTGGCGGTGACCTCTCGGGATCCTTCATACAAGCCAATAAACCCATCGCTGTTCTGAGTGGCCATCAAGATTACCAAAAATATCCCTTGTATTCCTATGGCTACATCTTTGAGCAGCTGCTCCCTGAAAGTAACTGGGGAAGATCATTTGTTTTGCCTCCGCTGTCTGTCCAGCCACGGAATGATGATGCAATTCTGGTGATGGCTTCTCAAGGCACAAATCTGAATGTGTATAATGGGTCTGTGGTGGTGGCCTCTAAAAGTCTTTCAAGAGGAAACATTTTTGTGCAGAAAATTAATACAGATGCTCTCTGGATAACTGCCGATCATGATGTGATGGTCATGTTTGTCTGTTCCGGAAGTCCCATTAAGGGAAACACAACCCTAGCTCCCTTCATGTCCAATGTGGTGGCCACCACAGACCTAGAGACTTCCCAGGTAGCTCATGCTGCCACTGGCTTAACGACCAATCTGCTTGTAGTTACCGTTAGTGGCAAAATGTCAGGTACAGTGGTAGATGGAATCTCACTTCCACCAAACACCACCTGGAATGACGATGATTTCAAGACACTGAAATACTCCTGGGTGGAGGTGACCGTCTCCCTGGGATCTCACTATGTTCAACAACTTTTGAATGAAGATGTCTGGGTCATATCCTACAGCTTTACAG GTAATGCCACCTCGCTTCCCTGCGCTGGAAATACCTCCGCCTCCTTCAACCTTTTTGGCAGCGGCTCGAACTGTAGCTGCCAGAGGCCGCAACTTGTAAACACCAGTCTACTTGGCATGACCACTCCCAACACCAGTCTACTTGGCATGACCACTCCCAACACCAGTCTACTTGGGATGACCACTCCCAACACCAGTCTACAAGGGATGACCACGCCCAACACCAGTCTACAAGGGATGACCACTCCCACCACCAGTCTACAAGGGATGACCACTCCCAACACCACTGTATTCAAAAGCCTGACCACCAGGATCTGCAAAG ATGGGTTGGCCGACCTCTACATGATGAGCATGCCACTTAGTTGGTGGGACGCCCTACGCTACTGTCGCCAATACTACACCGACTTGTTCAGTGTGCCTGACCAAAGCACCCAGAACCTTGTGGCCACCACAATGAGGATGGCTGGTATGCCAAAGAATGGACTATGGATCGGCCTCCGCAGGCACAAAGTGTGGGGGTACCTATACTGGACAGATGGGGAACCCACCAACTACATGAACTGGGGGAATGGTGAGCCCAGTGACCCCGTCACCAACATGTGTACCCTCATCTCACCAGACAATAACTTCACCTGGAAGGACCAGTGCTGTTCCATGAAGCTTAGCTTTATCTGCTACTGA